A part of Sinorhizobium chiapasense genomic DNA contains:
- a CDS encoding Crp/Fnr family transcriptional regulator — MASQTSKNSKRTPCENCPLRQLAVFRDFTAEELAFVSDFKTGELAVDSGATILLEGTHSAHLFTVLAGWGFRYKMLDDGRRQILNYVMPGDIVGLQGSLMGEMQHSIEALSPVTLCVFERDRLNQLYTRHHDLAYDLTWIAAREERMLDEHLLSIGRRSALERAAYLLAFLYQRAKVLDLFRGNRVAIPIRQQHVADTLGLSVVHTNKTLKKLADRGLIRWVDGGCNVRDVDGLLAIAEWEGISEHKRPFI; from the coding sequence ATGGCAAGCCAAACGAGCAAGAACAGCAAGCGCACACCCTGTGAGAATTGTCCCCTTCGCCAGCTCGCGGTCTTTCGCGATTTCACAGCCGAGGAGCTCGCCTTCGTTTCGGACTTCAAGACGGGCGAGTTGGCAGTCGATAGCGGTGCGACAATACTCCTCGAAGGCACGCATAGCGCTCACCTCTTCACCGTGCTTGCCGGTTGGGGCTTTCGATACAAGATGCTCGACGACGGTCGGCGCCAGATCCTGAACTATGTCATGCCTGGAGATATTGTCGGACTGCAAGGCAGTCTGATGGGAGAAATGCAGCATTCGATCGAGGCGCTTTCTCCGGTTACTCTCTGCGTCTTCGAACGGGACAGGCTCAATCAGCTTTATACCAGGCATCACGATCTTGCCTACGATCTGACCTGGATTGCCGCCCGGGAGGAACGCATGCTTGACGAGCATCTCCTGAGCATTGGCCGGCGTTCGGCACTTGAGAGGGCCGCCTATCTCCTTGCCTTTCTTTACCAGCGGGCAAAAGTATTGGACCTCTTTCGCGGCAACCGAGTCGCGATCCCGATCCGCCAACAACATGTTGCCGACACGCTCGGCCTTTCGGTCGTCCATACCAACAAGACCCTGAAGAAACTTGCCGACCGCGGGCTCATTCGGTGGGTGGACGGTGGATGTAACGTGCGCGATGTCGATGGGCTGCTTGCAATTGCCGAGTGGGAGGGTATCAGCGAGCACAAGCGGCCATTCATCTGA
- a CDS encoding SDR family NAD(P)-dependent oxidoreductase — MSYAAIAKNNVAVITGAASGIGLAAAKRFAGLGLKVVLADLPGERLQAAAAEVAKVAAGGAGDVAAIATDVSRPDDLVALARAASERFGHVHVLMNNAGIQPGSSMFGPLENWEAVIAVNLWGVINGSRIFAPAMIAHGEPGLIINTGSKQGITTPPGDPAYNASKAGVKAFTEALQHELRNTDGCKVAAHLLIPGFVYTSLTAHGRAEKPAGAWTPDETVDFMMESLERGDFYILCPDNEVDRSTDEKRILWAAGDIVENRPPLSRWHPDHGEAFKAFLAGKKG; from the coding sequence ATGTCCTACGCCGCCATTGCAAAAAACAACGTCGCCGTGATCACCGGAGCTGCCTCGGGTATCGGACTTGCCGCGGCCAAACGATTCGCCGGCCTCGGGCTGAAAGTTGTCCTTGCCGACCTGCCCGGCGAGCGCTTGCAGGCGGCTGCGGCCGAGGTGGCAAAGGTTGCCGCAGGCGGCGCCGGCGATGTCGCCGCGATAGCCACGGACGTCTCCCGGCCCGACGATCTCGTGGCGCTGGCGCGCGCGGCAAGCGAGCGCTTCGGCCACGTGCATGTGCTGATGAACAATGCCGGCATCCAGCCGGGCAGCTCGATGTTTGGCCCGCTGGAGAACTGGGAAGCCGTGATCGCCGTCAATCTCTGGGGCGTGATCAACGGCTCGCGAATTTTCGCGCCCGCCATGATTGCCCATGGCGAGCCGGGGCTGATCATCAATACCGGATCGAAACAAGGCATCACCACGCCTCCCGGCGATCCCGCCTACAACGCATCGAAGGCCGGGGTGAAGGCCTTCACCGAGGCGCTGCAGCATGAACTGCGCAACACTGACGGCTGCAAGGTCGCTGCGCACCTGTTGATCCCCGGCTTCGTTTACACGTCGCTGACCGCCCACGGACGAGCGGAGAAGCCGGCGGGCGCATGGACCCCGGATGAGACCGTGGACTTCATGATGGAAAGCCTCGAACGCGGTGACTTCTATATCCTCTGCCCCGACAACGAGGTCGACCGCTCGACGGACGAGAAACGGATCCTGTGGGCGGCGGGCGACATCGTCGAGAACCGGCCACCGCTTTCGCGCTGGCATCCGGACCATGGCGAAGCCTTCAAGGCCTTCCTCGCTGGCAAAAAAGGCTGA
- a CDS encoding VOC family protein, which yields MTSGIHHITLIARKVQANVDFYVGFLGLRLVKRTGGYEDPNQLHLFYGDAAGSPGSLVTFLMWEDGSPGRVGHGQPSEIAFAIPPESIGFWLTRALQFNIQATGPAQEFGEPVLRLKDPDGVIVKLVGTNALAEPAPWASRDIPETDAIRRLRGATILTEKPKETAHFLQNHFGYSETGATATIRRFTSKSGDVIDVRDATGFWTSAPGTGTIDHIAFRAPDEATVLAVRADLEQEHAGATNAHDRKYFFSLYVREPGGSLYELATDGPGFAVDELPDTLGSKLFLPPHLEADTAGTLVKLPQFALPGEPRLTPRDLPFIHRFYHPDELNHRTFVLLHGSGGNETDMLPFGHQVDPHATLLGVRGRSTEEGFPRWFRRLSMTTFDQQDIRSEAEAFVAFVEGGGEGYGLAPDKTVFIGYSNGANMLAAVMLLYPGLIRNVVMMRAMAALEDAPTPDLAGANILVLTGREDPYGKYAPALIKVLADTGANIKALDIDTHHGIGDDDVEAIRRWMAENGL from the coding sequence GTGACCAGCGGCATCCACCATATCACCCTAATCGCCCGCAAAGTGCAGGCAAACGTCGATTTCTACGTCGGCTTTCTTGGCCTGCGCCTCGTCAAGCGGACCGGCGGTTACGAGGACCCCAACCAATTGCATCTCTTTTACGGGGATGCGGCGGGGTCGCCGGGCTCGCTCGTCACTTTCCTGATGTGGGAAGATGGCTCGCCCGGACGTGTCGGCCACGGTCAGCCGAGCGAAATCGCCTTTGCCATCCCGCCGGAGAGCATCGGCTTCTGGCTGACGCGCGCATTGCAATTCAACATTCAGGCGACCGGCCCGGCACAGGAGTTCGGCGAGCCGGTGCTGCGTCTCAAGGATCCGGACGGCGTGATCGTGAAACTGGTCGGAACCAACGCGCTTGCCGAACCTGCTCCATGGGCGAGCCGGGATATTCCGGAGACGGACGCGATCAGGCGGCTGCGCGGCGCGACGATCCTCACCGAGAAGCCAAAGGAGACCGCCCACTTCCTTCAAAATCATTTCGGCTATTCGGAGACCGGGGCAACAGCCACGATCCGGCGCTTCACGTCGAAATCAGGAGACGTCATCGACGTGCGCGACGCCACCGGCTTCTGGACGTCCGCGCCCGGCACGGGCACGATCGACCATATCGCGTTTCGCGCGCCGGATGAGGCGACGGTGCTTGCCGTGCGTGCCGATCTCGAGCAGGAGCACGCCGGCGCGACCAACGCGCACGACCGGAAATATTTCTTCTCGCTCTATGTGCGTGAACCGGGCGGTTCGCTCTACGAGCTCGCGACCGACGGTCCGGGTTTTGCGGTCGACGAGTTGCCGGACACGCTCGGATCCAAATTGTTCCTGCCACCGCACCTTGAAGCCGATACGGCCGGGACCTTGGTGAAGCTTCCGCAATTCGCCCTGCCCGGCGAGCCGCGGCTGACCCCGCGCGACCTGCCTTTCATCCACCGCTTCTATCACCCGGATGAACTGAACCACCGCACCTTCGTCCTCTTGCACGGCAGCGGCGGCAACGAGACGGACATGCTCCCCTTCGGCCATCAGGTCGATCCGCACGCCACCCTGCTTGGAGTGCGCGGCCGAAGCACCGAGGAGGGTTTCCCCCGCTGGTTCCGTCGCCTGTCTATGACGACGTTCGACCAGCAGGACATTCGCTCGGAGGCAGAGGCCTTCGTCGCCTTCGTCGAAGGCGGAGGCGAGGGCTACGGCCTCGCGCCTGACAAGACGGTCTTCATCGGCTACTCGAACGGCGCCAACATGCTGGCTGCCGTGATGCTGCTTTACCCCGGCCTCATCAGGAATGTGGTGATGATGCGGGCAATGGCCGCGCTCGAAGACGCGCCGACACCCGATCTTGCCGGAGCAAACATTCTGGTGCTGACAGGCAGGGAAGATCCCTACGGCAAATATGCACCGGCCCTCATAAAGGTCCTCGCCGATACCGGCGCAAACATCAAGGCGCTGGACATCGACACCCATCACGGCATCGGTGACGACGATGTCGAAGCCATTCGCCGCTGGATGGCGGAAAACGGTCTCTGA
- a CDS encoding NADPH-dependent FMN reductase encodes MTKILGISGSLRKASFNTALLRAAKSVAPNDIEFETATLHGIPLYDGDVEAESGIPAAVTDLKQKIIAADGVILFTPEYNNSMPGVFKNAIDWLSRPPADIKKVFGCRPFALAGASPGNFGTILSQNAWLSVMRTLGADLWSGKRLILPKAAALFDSEGQLTGEQTRERLRDFLTAFAEYVASTKAP; translated from the coding sequence ATGACGAAGATACTCGGCATATCGGGCAGCCTGCGGAAGGCTTCCTTCAATACGGCGTTGCTGAGGGCTGCAAAATCCGTCGCGCCCAACGATATCGAGTTCGAGACCGCGACGCTGCACGGCATTCCGCTTTACGATGGCGATGTGGAGGCTGAAAGCGGCATCCCGGCGGCAGTGACCGATCTCAAGCAGAAGATTATCGCGGCCGACGGCGTGATCCTCTTCACGCCGGAATACAACAACTCGATGCCCGGTGTTTTCAAGAACGCCATCGATTGGCTCAGTCGCCCGCCGGCCGATATCAAAAAGGTGTTCGGTTGTCGGCCCTTTGCGTTGGCCGGTGCGTCCCCTGGGAATTTCGGCACCATTCTCAGCCAAAATGCCTGGCTCTCCGTGATGCGGACGCTAGGGGCCGACCTCTGGTCGGGCAAGCGGTTGATATTGCCGAAGGCCGCCGCGTTGTTCGATAGCGAGGGGCAATTGACCGGCGAGCAGACCAGAGAACGTCTACGCGACTTTCTCACGGCCTTCGCCGAGTATGTCGCGTCGACGAAAGCACCGTAA
- a CDS encoding ring-cleaving dioxygenase, whose translation MSLQLTGIHHLTAITANAPENLHFYTKTLGLRLVKKTVNQDDTTAYHLFYADGKATPGSDLTFFDWPVGPEGPGTHSISRTGLRVSSAESVSWWKRRFAELSVSAGEVTEIDGRTSVDFEDGEGQRFRLLDDGGLAPSHPWDKSPVPAEHQIKGLGPITISVPDITNTALVLTHVMNMTDVRAYAAPDGVGEVHVFSMGAGGPAAELHVAVQPGLPIARQGAGGVHHVAFRTPDVDALHQWTERLNGFRLPSSGEVERFYFRSLYFREPNGILFEIATDGPGFAVDEPMETLGESLSLPPFLEPKRAQIEAGLKPLE comes from the coding sequence ATGAGCTTGCAACTGACCGGTATCCATCATCTGACGGCAATCACGGCCAATGCGCCGGAGAACCTGCACTTCTATACGAAAACGCTCGGGCTGCGGCTGGTCAAGAAAACCGTCAATCAGGACGACACGACCGCCTATCATCTCTTTTATGCCGACGGAAAGGCAACACCGGGTAGCGACCTGACCTTCTTCGACTGGCCGGTCGGCCCCGAGGGACCCGGAACCCACAGCATTTCGCGCACGGGCCTCCGGGTTAGCAGCGCCGAAAGTGTGAGCTGGTGGAAGCGCCGATTTGCCGAACTGAGCGTCTCGGCCGGTGAGGTCACGGAAATCGATGGCCGGACGTCGGTCGACTTCGAGGACGGCGAAGGCCAGCGCTTCCGGCTTCTGGACGATGGCGGACTTGCGCCGTCGCATCCCTGGGACAAGAGCCCGGTTCCCGCCGAGCATCAGATCAAGGGACTCGGCCCGATTACGATCAGCGTGCCGGATATCACCAACACGGCGCTCGTGCTCACGCACGTCATGAACATGACGGACGTGCGCGCCTACGCCGCGCCCGATGGCGTCGGCGAAGTGCATGTTTTCTCGATGGGCGCGGGCGGTCCTGCGGCCGAGCTGCATGTCGCGGTCCAGCCGGGCCTGCCGATCGCGCGCCAAGGCGCAGGTGGCGTGCACCATGTGGCCTTCCGCACACCCGACGTCGATGCGCTGCACCAGTGGACGGAACGGCTGAACGGCTTCCGCTTGCCGTCGAGCGGCGAGGTCGAGCGCTTCTATTTTCGCTCGCTCTATTTCCGCGAGCCGAACGGCATCCTGTTCGAGATTGCGACCGACGGTCCCGGCTTTGCCGTCGACGAACCGATGGAAACGCTCGGCGAAAGCCTGTCGCTGCCGCCCTTCCTGGAGCCGAAGCGGGCTCAGATCGAGGCCGGGTTGAAGCCGTTGGAGTAA
- a CDS encoding carbon-nitrogen hydrolase family protein, translating into MMKLAALQMKSVGGDLAANLGRIGAAAVEASRQGATLLVTPELGITGYGAGDVIRDIAESADGPIVQRLQRISAEAGIAIIAGFAEREGDAVYNSAAYVDGDAAPTVYRKSHLYGDYERSLFTPAEPSTRLFEHQGVRCGMLICYDVEFPENVRRLALAGADAILVPTALPAGWSGTFITHHMIQTRAFENQLFVAYINHCGSDAMFSFAGSSRIASPDGQLLAKANSADETLIFAEIDPELFAISRSESTYLRDLQRPRR; encoded by the coding sequence ATGATGAAGCTTGCCGCGCTGCAGATGAAATCCGTTGGCGGAGATCTTGCCGCCAATCTTGGCCGGATCGGCGCTGCCGCTGTGGAGGCGTCCCGCCAAGGCGCAACGCTGCTTGTCACGCCCGAACTCGGCATTACCGGCTACGGTGCCGGTGACGTGATCCGCGACATCGCCGAGAGCGCCGACGGCCCGATCGTGCAGCGGTTGCAGCGGATTTCTGCCGAAGCCGGTATCGCGATCATTGCCGGCTTCGCCGAGCGCGAGGGTGATGCGGTCTACAACAGCGCCGCCTATGTCGACGGTGACGCTGCCCCGACGGTCTATCGCAAGTCGCATCTCTATGGCGACTACGAGCGCTCGCTGTTCACGCCGGCAGAACCGTCGACGCGCCTCTTCGAGCACCAGGGCGTCAGGTGCGGCATGCTGATCTGCTACGACGTCGAGTTTCCGGAAAATGTCCGCCGGCTCGCGCTTGCCGGTGCCGATGCGATACTGGTACCGACGGCGCTTCCGGCCGGCTGGTCGGGCACCTTCATCACTCACCACATGATTCAGACAAGGGCGTTCGAAAACCAGCTTTTCGTCGCCTACATCAATCATTGCGGTTCCGACGCGATGTTTTCCTTCGCCGGCTCGTCGCGCATCGCTTCACCGGACGGGCAGCTCCTGGCGAAAGCCAATTCCGCAGACGAGACCCTGATCTTCGCCGAAATCGACCCGGAGCTGTTTGCCATTTCGCGGTCGGAGAGTACCTATCTCAGGGACCTGCAGCGTCCCCGCCGCTGA
- a CDS encoding ABC transporter permease, producing MTSIFRKFYFFLVALFLALPLIVVAGVSINAKQTLAFPPQGFSTSWYGEIFLNPEWRNALMASVTLALLSAALAVAIALPLAWFLWRRIAPWANIFQLLGVAPFTLPPVITALGLLTFWATVGFYGQPWTAVVSHAIFFVTLPLVTLSLGLTSIDRSLVEAASTMGADERTVFRTVVLPLILPYIVSGYAFAFVLSLNEYIVAYMTVGFTMETLPIKIFNALRYGYTPTMASVTILFVMTAAIIFGLVARFGDLPKLLGAMSSDGK from the coding sequence ATGACGTCCATTTTCCGCAAGTTCTATTTCTTCCTGGTCGCGCTCTTCCTTGCGCTGCCGCTGATCGTGGTTGCCGGCGTCTCGATCAACGCGAAGCAGACGCTCGCCTTTCCGCCGCAGGGCTTTTCGACCTCCTGGTATGGCGAGATCTTCCTGAACCCCGAATGGCGAAACGCGCTGATGGCCTCGGTCACGCTTGCGTTGCTCTCGGCAGCGCTTGCCGTCGCCATTGCCTTGCCGCTTGCCTGGTTCCTGTGGCGGCGGATAGCGCCCTGGGCGAACATCTTTCAGCTTCTGGGCGTCGCACCCTTCACGCTGCCGCCGGTGATCACGGCGCTGGGGCTATTGACCTTCTGGGCGACTGTCGGCTTCTACGGCCAGCCCTGGACGGCGGTGGTCAGCCACGCGATCTTCTTCGTGACCTTGCCGCTCGTCACCTTGTCCCTCGGCTTGACGTCGATCGATCGTTCGCTGGTCGAGGCGGCATCGACCATGGGCGCGGACGAGCGCACGGTGTTCCGCACCGTGGTGCTGCCGCTGATCCTCCCCTACATCGTCTCGGGCTATGCCTTTGCGTTCGTACTGTCGCTCAACGAGTATATCGTCGCGTACATGACCGTCGGCTTCACCATGGAGACGCTGCCGATCAAGATCTTCAACGCGCTGCGCTACGGCTACACGCCGACCATGGCCTCGGTGACGATCCTCTTCGTCATGACGGCCGCGATCATCTTCGGCCTCGTCGCCCGGTTCGGAGACCTGCCGAAGCTGCTCGGCGCCATGTCATCGGATGGCAAATGA
- a CDS encoding ABC transporter permease, protein MRREPPQTIGDYAPLLFPAAMLTIFFVVPFGTMIAVSFFQRQQGGFYTPAFVFDNYARFLSAFFGGVLGFSLMMAIAVAVCCVVLALPFTYMLTRMARSVQVVWLVALLSVLSLSEVIIGFAWSTLFSRTAGITNILVALGLMGEAKALTPSFAAVLTGMVYQAFPYTVLVLFPALVRLDPTLTEAARTLGASPLKAFFTVVVPALRNTIVATLIMVFIFALGSYLLPQLLGRPQHWTLSVLITDQAIYQSNMPFAAAMAVFLVLVTLGLVALTVIAGRKGEAA, encoded by the coding sequence ATGAGACGCGAACCGCCCCAGACCATCGGCGACTACGCGCCGCTCCTTTTTCCCGCGGCGATGCTCACCATCTTCTTCGTCGTGCCCTTCGGTACGATGATCGCCGTAAGCTTCTTCCAGCGCCAGCAGGGCGGCTTCTATACGCCGGCCTTCGTCTTCGACAATTACGCCCGCTTTCTTTCGGCTTTCTTCGGCGGCGTGCTGGGCTTTTCGCTGATGATGGCGATCGCTGTCGCCGTCTGCTGCGTCGTCCTGGCGCTCCCCTTCACCTACATGCTGACGCGGATGGCGCGCAGCGTCCAGGTCGTCTGGCTCGTCGCGCTGCTCTCGGTGCTCTCGCTCTCCGAGGTCATCATCGGCTTCGCCTGGTCGACGCTTTTCTCGCGCACGGCCGGCATCACCAACATCCTTGTTGCGCTTGGCCTCATGGGCGAGGCCAAGGCGCTCACACCAAGCTTTGCGGCGGTGCTGACGGGCATGGTCTATCAGGCCTTTCCCTATACGGTGCTCGTCCTGTTCCCGGCGCTTGTCCGCCTAGATCCGACCTTGACCGAGGCTGCGCGAACGCTCGGAGCCTCGCCGCTCAAGGCCTTCTTCACCGTCGTCGTTCCGGCGCTGAGGAACACGATCGTCGCGACGCTGATCATGGTCTTCATCTTTGCGCTCGGCTCCTATCTGCTGCCGCAGCTTCTCGGCCGGCCACAGCACTGGACGCTGTCGGTGCTGATCACGGACCAGGCGATTTACCAGTCGAACATGCCTTTCGCCGCGGCGATGGCGGTGTTTCTCGTGCTGGTGACGCTCGGGCTGGTCGCCTTGACGGTGATTGCGGGACGAAAGGGAGAGGCGGCATGA
- a CDS encoding ABC transporter ATP-binding protein has protein sequence MSGLALQNVVKEFGSFRAVNNVELTVPHGTFVCMLGPSGCGKTTLLRMIAGLDLPTGGAIRLDGEDITRVPTHKRNLGMVFQSLALFPHLTVGENIAYPLRIRKAPKEDQKRRVDELLSMIHLSGYAERPVSKLSGGQRQRVAIARALAISPKLFLLDEPLSALDAKLREAMQVELRQLQQQLGITTIVVTHDQREAMTMADTVVVMNGGEIRQAASPIEIYRRPADSFVADFIGQTNLIEAEADTQGQVSVLGQPVPGLALPRGAAKATLSIRPEDVHLTAPDAGAISGTVTFVRDLGGTIETFVDVAGRQIVAVSTPRERPDVTVGQQVGVALTPDVCVVLRK, from the coding sequence ATGTCGGGACTTGCCCTTCAGAACGTCGTCAAGGAATTCGGGTCCTTCAGGGCCGTCAACAATGTCGAACTCACGGTGCCGCACGGCACCTTCGTTTGCATGCTCGGGCCGTCTGGCTGCGGCAAGACGACGTTGCTGCGCATGATCGCCGGGCTCGATCTGCCGACCGGAGGTGCGATCCGCCTCGATGGCGAAGACATCACCCGCGTGCCGACCCACAAGCGCAATCTCGGCATGGTGTTCCAGTCGCTGGCGCTCTTCCCGCATCTGACCGTCGGCGAAAACATCGCCTATCCCTTGCGCATCCGCAAGGCGCCGAAGGAGGACCAGAAGCGGCGGGTCGACGAACTGCTGTCGATGATCCACCTCTCGGGCTATGCGGAACGGCCGGTCTCCAAGCTTTCCGGCGGCCAGCGCCAGCGTGTTGCAATCGCCCGCGCGCTGGCAATCTCGCCGAAACTTTTCCTTCTCGACGAGCCGCTTTCGGCGCTCGACGCGAAGCTGCGGGAAGCGATGCAGGTGGAACTGCGCCAATTGCAGCAGCAGCTCGGGATTACGACGATCGTCGTCACGCACGACCAGCGCGAAGCGATGACGATGGCCGATACAGTGGTCGTCATGAATGGCGGGGAAATCCGCCAGGCGGCTTCGCCGATAGAAATCTATCGCCGGCCGGCGGACAGTTTCGTTGCCGACTTCATTGGCCAGACCAACCTGATCGAGGCTGAAGCGGACACGCAGGGCCAAGTTTCCGTGCTCGGCCAGCCGGTGCCGGGTCTCGCCTTGCCGCGCGGCGCGGCAAAGGCGACACTTTCAATTCGTCCCGAGGACGTGCACCTGACGGCGCCCGATGCCGGAGCGATTTCCGGCACGGTCACCTTCGTGCGTGATCTCGGCGGAACGATCGAAACGTTTGTTGATGTCGCCGGACGCCAGATCGTCGCGGTTTCCACGCCGCGCGAGCGACCGGATGTCACCGTCGGCCAGCAGGTCGGCGTCGCGCTCACTCCGGATGTTTGCGTGGTGCTCAGGAAATGA
- a CDS encoding ABC transporter substrate-binding protein, whose amino-acid sequence MNINSIKRRTLLGAGLAGASMLAMPAVLRAQDKSLKVGVYGGYFKDSFDKNIFPEFTKATGIAIESVAEPTGEAWLVQLEQAARAGQAPADVSMMSQVAMLKGQATDLWAPLDMAKIKNASHLIDRFINKYPDGRVAGIGAVSWYITLVTNTDVYKEAPTSWTAFWDPANADKLGLLALVSNSFLLEVTAKTFMGGTNALDTEEGILKAFEKLAEVKPNVRLWYRDEAQFEQALKSGEIPMGQYYHDVTGLAAADGHPVRSTFPKEGGIQDSGCWALSRASQKAEEAHIFIDYMCQPSIQATLSRKVGTSPTVKRESTDLTDKEFAAVSSDIEPIIPRYDLYQTKSDWLNQKWTELIVG is encoded by the coding sequence ATGAACATCAATTCCATCAAGCGCCGCACGCTGCTGGGGGCGGGGCTTGCCGGTGCATCGATGCTGGCGATGCCGGCGGTACTGAGAGCGCAGGACAAGTCGCTGAAGGTCGGCGTCTATGGCGGCTACTTCAAGGATTCGTTCGACAAGAACATATTCCCGGAATTCACCAAGGCGACGGGCATCGCGATCGAGTCGGTCGCCGAGCCGACCGGTGAGGCCTGGCTCGTCCAGTTGGAACAGGCGGCTCGCGCCGGCCAGGCTCCGGCGGATGTATCGATGATGTCGCAGGTGGCAATGCTCAAGGGTCAGGCGACCGATCTCTGGGCGCCGCTCGACATGGCGAAGATCAAGAACGCCTCGCATCTGATCGACCGGTTCATCAACAAGTATCCGGATGGCCGCGTCGCGGGCATCGGGGCCGTTTCCTGGTACATCACGCTCGTCACCAACACCGACGTCTACAAGGAAGCGCCGACCTCTTGGACCGCCTTCTGGGATCCGGCAAATGCCGACAAGCTCGGGCTGCTCGCGCTCGTCTCCAATTCCTTCCTGCTCGAGGTGACCGCCAAAACCTTCATGGGCGGCACCAATGCGCTCGACACGGAGGAGGGCATCCTGAAGGCATTCGAGAAACTCGCCGAAGTGAAGCCGAATGTCCGGCTCTGGTATCGTGACGAAGCGCAGTTCGAGCAGGCGCTGAAGTCGGGTGAAATTCCGATGGGCCAGTATTATCACGACGTGACCGGCCTTGCGGCCGCCGATGGCCATCCGGTCCGCTCCACCTTCCCGAAGGAAGGCGGCATCCAGGATTCCGGTTGCTGGGCGCTGTCGCGCGCTTCGCAGAAGGCAGAGGAAGCGCACATCTTCATCGACTATATGTGCCAGCCGTCGATTCAGGCGACGCTGTCGCGCAAGGTTGGCACCTCGCCGACCGTCAAGCGCGAGTCGACTGATCTCACAGACAAGGAGTTTGCAGCCGTTTCGTCGGACATCGAGCCGATCATCCCGCGCTACGATCTCTACCAGACCAAGTCGGACTGGTTGAACCAGAAGTGGACGGAGCTGATCGTCGGCTGA
- the speB gene encoding agmatinase, giving the protein MAWDEQKLSELKAKYGESHGGELFDPTFRKVADKIFTKSGTRLAPYSGIPTFLAAPYMPVDNQEPDFGNLQVAIVGIPMDLGVTNRPGSRFGPRALRAIERIGPYNHVLGCAPVHDLRVADIGDVAFQSRYRLELSHEDIEKRINQIVDAGVLPLSVGGDHSITHPILKAVGKKRPVGMIHIDAHCDTGGAYDLTKFHHGGPFRNAVLDGVLDPTRVVQIGIRGSAEYLWEFSYESGMTVIHAEEVTGLGIPAIIEKAKKIVGDGPTYLSFDIDSLDPSFAPGTGTPEVGGLTTREVLELIRGFKGVNLVGGDVVEVAPQYDATTNTAHAGAQVLFEILSLMVFSPAITGKAG; this is encoded by the coding sequence ATGGCCTGGGATGAACAGAAGCTCAGCGAATTGAAGGCGAAATATGGCGAAAGCCATGGCGGCGAACTCTTCGATCCGACGTTCCGCAAGGTCGCGGACAAGATCTTCACGAAGAGCGGCACGCGGCTGGCGCCCTATTCCGGCATCCCGACCTTCCTGGCAGCGCCCTACATGCCGGTCGACAACCAAGAACCGGATTTCGGCAATCTTCAGGTGGCGATCGTCGGCATACCGATGGACCTCGGTGTCACCAACCGTCCGGGCTCCCGTTTCGGACCGCGGGCGCTCCGTGCGATCGAACGCATTGGTCCCTATAACCATGTGCTCGGCTGCGCGCCCGTCCACGATCTCCGCGTGGCCGATATCGGCGATGTTGCGTTCCAAAGCCGCTATCGGCTGGAGCTCAGCCATGAAGATATCGAAAAGCGCATCAACCAGATTGTCGATGCCGGCGTCTTGCCGCTTTCGGTCGGCGGCGACCATTCGATCACCCATCCGATCCTGAAGGCAGTCGGCAAGAAGCGTCCGGTCGGCATGATTCATATCGATGCCCATTGCGACACCGGCGGCGCCTATGACCTCACGAAGTTCCATCATGGCGGTCCGTTCCGCAACGCGGTTCTCGACGGCGTGCTCGACCCGACCCGCGTCGTCCAGATCGGCATCCGCGGCTCGGCCGAATATCTCTGGGAGTTTTCTTACGAGTCCGGCATGACCGTGATCCATGCGGAAGAGGTCACCGGTCTCGGCATTCCGGCCATTATCGAGAAGGCGAAGAAGATCGTCGGCGATGGTCCGACTTATCTCTCCTTCGACATCGACAGCCTTGACCCGAGTTTCGCTCCGGGCACCGGGACGCCGGAAGTCGGCGGCCTGACGACTCGTGAGGTGCTCGAACTCATCCGCGGCTTCAAGGGTGTCAATCTTGTCGGCGGCGATGTCGTCGAGGTCGCCCCGCAGTATGACGCGACGACCAATACCGCGCATGCCGGCGCGCAGGTGCTTTTCGAGATCCTGAGCCTGATGGTTTTCAGCCCTGCGATCACCGGCAAGGCCGGCTGA